Below is a genomic region from Pectobacterium polaris.
TCATGACATGCTCCTCCGCTCCAGTTCTTAAAGTGTAGAACCGGTAAGCAGAGAGTCAAAAAAACGACCCTACATTTTATGCTACTTCATACATATCAGGAATTTTAGCCTGCTCTTCCTCAAAAATGACACGCGCCTGACGAATACACTTACCGCAATCTGTCCCGATAGG
It encodes:
- the bfd gene encoding bacterioferritin-associated ferredoxin → MYVCLCNAISDKVIRNAVRQHQPQSMQQLRKLVPIGTDCGKCIRQARVIFEEEQAKIPDMYEVA